One Alkalicoccus halolimnae DNA segment encodes these proteins:
- a CDS encoding copper amine oxidase, with amino-acid sequence MNWKRTLTIVPLSAALLMPSATAFADGHSDEEHMENGPTVSTPAADLRATLDQYLSEHAYLAVFTMQKGIDGAEDFDQIAGALQANTEDLTGAIEEVYGEEAAQTFQGMWEDHIGFFVDYVTATAEEDEEGRQEALTQLDGYRADFSSFLEGATEERLEADMLAEGLQMHVNQLVGAFDQYNEGDFDAAYSDVRESINHMYGVSKGLSTAIVDQFDEDFEGSSADTPAADLRSDLNYLFSEHAGLAVVAMQKGIDGAGDFDAAAGALNENTEDLTEAISGVYGEEAGDAFNEQWSEHIDFFVNYVVATAEEDEAGQEEALNNLAGYRDTFSQFLSDATENRLEADALSEGLQMHVDQLVTAFDSYTEGDYETTYENVREAYGHMFGVGQMMSGAITDQFPENFEGDMPSEMPATGLGGTAGAENQWFLYGMVLVLLAAGAAMITRHRRSEQ; translated from the coding sequence ATGAACTGGAAAAGAACGTTAACAATTGTCCCATTAAGTGCGGCGCTTTTAATGCCTTCGGCAACAGCGTTTGCGGACGGGCACTCAGATGAAGAGCACATGGAAAACGGCCCGACGGTCAGCACACCGGCAGCGGATCTCCGCGCTACGCTGGATCAGTACTTATCAGAACACGCCTATCTGGCAGTATTCACCATGCAAAAAGGAATTGACGGAGCCGAAGACTTTGATCAAATTGCAGGTGCTCTGCAGGCTAATACGGAAGATTTAACTGGTGCGATTGAGGAAGTTTATGGAGAAGAAGCGGCTCAGACTTTCCAGGGCATGTGGGAAGATCATATCGGATTCTTCGTTGATTATGTAACGGCAACAGCGGAAGAAGATGAAGAGGGTCGTCAGGAAGCACTTACTCAGCTTGATGGATACCGCGCCGACTTCTCCAGCTTTCTCGAAGGTGCTACAGAAGAGCGTTTAGAAGCTGACATGCTCGCAGAAGGACTGCAGATGCACGTGAATCAGCTTGTAGGAGCATTCGACCAGTATAACGAGGGAGACTTTGATGCGGCCTACAGTGATGTAAGAGAATCGATTAACCACATGTACGGGGTAAGCAAAGGTCTTTCCACTGCTATAGTAGATCAGTTTGATGAAGATTTTGAAGGATCATCAGCCGACACACCGGCAGCGGATCTCCGTTCAGATCTGAACTACCTTTTCTCCGAACACGCAGGATTAGCTGTAGTTGCTATGCAGAAGGGGATCGATGGAGCAGGGGACTTTGATGCAGCAGCCGGAGCACTTAACGAAAACACAGAAGATCTGACTGAAGCAATCAGCGGTGTTTACGGAGAAGAAGCAGGCGACGCATTTAATGAACAGTGGAGTGAGCATATCGACTTCTTCGTGAATTATGTCGTGGCAACAGCGGAAGAGGACGAAGCCGGACAGGAAGAAGCCCTGAATAATCTTGCTGGCTACCGTGATACATTTTCCCAGTTCTTATCTGATGCTACTGAAAACCGTCTCGAAGCAGATGCTCTTTCAGAAGGACTGCAGATGCACGTGGATCAGCTTGTAACAGCGTTTGACAGCTATACGGAAGGCGATTACGAAACAACATATGAGAATGTCCGCGAGGCTTATGGCCATATGTTTGGAGTCGGCCAGATGATGTCCGGAGCGATCACAGATCAATTTCCTGAAAACTTTGAAGGGGATATGCCTTCAGAAATGCCTGCCACCGGCCTTGGTGGAACAGCAGGTGCTGAAAATCAGTGGTTCCTTTATGGAATGGTCCTTGTTCTTCTCGCAGCAGGTGCAGCGATGATTACACGTCACCGCCGGTCAGAGCAGTAA